TATAACGTTTTTTAGCTACGCGTTTATGAATTAATTGCATAGATCTTTCCTGATCGAAATCTATATAAGAAACCTCTAAGGAATCATGTTCTTTTTCCCTAGCTTCAAAATATTTTGACAAAAGCTTCTCTAAAGCCGAGATATTTTTCTCTCTGTTCATAGTATTATATATGTAGGATGCAAAAACAGGGGGTAACCCCTAAAAGAATTTTTAATTTTTTTTATGATGCGAAATAAATCGCCAATAAAACAGCTAAAAACTCTTTAGAAGAATTTTTAAGCCGGCTTAAAGCTATTGTCATTTGGTTTTCTACGGTCTTGACTGAAATATTTAGTCGTTCGGCTATTTCCTTATTGCTGAGGTTACCTTCTCTGCTAAGCTTAAATATTTCCTGACACTTCTTTGGCAGCTTATTGATCGAAGAATTAAGAATATCAGAAAGTTCTTTGGCTATTACTTTTTGGTCTGCGAAATATTTCGAGCATAGTTTCATTAAAGCAGAATCATCAATATTCACCTTACCAGCTCTTATAGCCATAAGGGCGCGGTTTTTAATGGATACATAGAGGTAGGATTTCAGAGAACGAATTTGG
This genomic interval from Pseudopedobacter saltans DSM 12145 contains the following:
- a CDS encoding RNA polymerase sigma-70 factor; the encoded protein is MNKSVYNLEEEELISRFVKGDKNAFDLIFKKYSSHLYHAAYNLFRDKAACEDMVQDLFVDLWEKREQTQIRSLKSYLYVSIKNRALMAIRAGKVNIDDSALMKLCSKYFADQKVIAKELSDILNSSINKLPKKCQEIFKLSREGNLSNKEIAERLNISVKTVENQMTIALSRLKNSSKEFLAVLLAIYFAS